TAACAAGGCGGCGGCGCGAACCGGCAAGGGCCCAGGTGGACGTCGATCGCCGGTGAAGGTGAAGAGCGGGCCCGACATTCTGCTGCTTCCGGTCGCGGTCGGCGCCATCCTGTTGGCGTTGGCGATTGGTTTGGTCGTCTATGTCGTCGCCAGCAACAAAGGCCCGGCGCTGCCGGCGGCCGCGGCCGGCATCCCGTGCGACCAGCTGGAGCACACGCAGGTCCATTACCACGCCGCCATCCAGATCATGGCGGACGGCAACATCCACCCGATTCCGGCGGACATCGGCATCGGCGGCGACCCGGCCCAGCCCACCTGCTTCTACTGGCTGCACGTCCACGGCGCCAATCCCAACGTCATCCACATCGAGTCGCCGGCCAACCGCACGTTCACCCTGGGCGACTTCTTCGCCGTCTGGAGCAGCTGGTCCGGGACCAAGCAGCCCCTCGACGCGACTCACGTCTCCACCTTCACCCTGACGCCGGAGCAGAAACTCGTGACCTACATCGACCTGGGCGACGGCAAGGGCGCGCAGCCGTACACAGGCGACCCCAAAGACATCGTCCTCAAGGCGCACGAGGTGATCACGCTGGAGATCACCCCGCCGGCCGTGACCCCGCCGCCACCCTTCACCTTCACCTCCGGTCTGTAACGGGGAGCACCTCGAGGAGAACACGAGCCGCTCGGTAGTGCTCCAGCGCGTCATGGCTGTTGGCCGCGCGCTGGGCTCTGTCCCCGAGTCGCAGGTGCACGTTGATCGCATCCTGGATGCCGCTGCCGGCGCCGATCCGTTCGCCGCGCTCGATCGAACGCAGACGTCGGAGCCGCTGGCGGTCGCGATGCGCCGTGATCAGCTCCTTTTCCACGGCCAGCACCTCGCGGGCCTCCTGATCGCGCTCTAATGAGAACAGGGCCTGGGCCTGGCAGAGCCGGGCATCCGTGCCGAGCGGCCACTCGGAGGAGTCGATGGCCGGCCGAAGAGCGGCCAGGGCCCGGCGGCCGTCACCACGCGCGAGCAGCACGCGGCCCTTTTCCAGCGCCAGCTCCCGCTCGACGCCGGGCAGGCGGCCTTCGAGCAGGTAGTCGACCACCGTGCCGAGGCGCCCGGCGATGACCCTGAGCACGCGGGTGGAGGGCTGGCTGCGGCCAAGCTCGACCTGATTGAGAAAGGCGCGGCTGAAGTCGCCGCCGCTGACCTTCGCAAGGCTCATCCCGCGTTCCTGCCGCACGCGGCGGATGCGCTCGCCGAGAGTCTCGACTCGAGGCACATGCGCATGATACGCAATGTAAAGCGGAGGTTTACAGCGCTCCGCTACTGGAGGTAGTCGCGCGGGTCGAGGCTTCGGGTGAGAGCGGTGAAGTTCTTGAAGCCGTCCCTGGTCACCATCCCCGTGTCCTCGATGCGCACGCCGCCCAAACCGAGGAGGTAGAGGCCCGGCTCGACCGTGACCACGTCGCCTTCCTGCAGCGGGTTCTCAGCCGGGCCGCGCAGCGCCGGGTCCTCGTGCACGTCCAGCCCGACCCCGTGACCGGTGCTGTGGTTCATCCTGGCCCCACCGTCGGCGCCTTCGTAGCCTTTGGTGGTGGTCCCGTAACCGCGGTCGACCAGGACCCGGCACACGCGGTGGTGGACGTCGCGGCCGGCGGCCCCTTCACGGATCGATTCGATGCCGGCGTCCAGAGCCTGGAGCACGGCGGCGTGCATGCGCCTGATCTCATCGGGGATGTCGCCGACGACCACGGTCCGCGTCAGGTCGCCGTGGTAGTGGCTGGCTCGGCTCGAGGGAAAGATGTCGATGATCACGGGGCCGCCGGCCCTGATGGGCCCCTCGCCCCGGAAGTGCGGCATGGCGCATTCGGGCGAGCCGGCGACGATCATGTCCGGGCACGTGAAACCCTTCTCGCCGAGGAGCAGCTGAGCGCGCGCGTAGAGGCGCTCAGAGGTCAGCGGCCGGTCCTCCAACCACAGCACCCCATCCTTGATGTCCGCTTGCGCCAGCTGGCTCACGACCTCGGTCACCGCCGCCTCGGCGGCGCGCTGCGCCGATTCGATGGATCGCGCCTCTTGGGCGGATTTCTGCCGGCGCTCGGCCCGGAACAGCTCGCGATCGACCTCCACCTCGAGGCCCGCGGCGCGCAGCTCCTCCAGGTAGGCGGCGTGCAGGCGCGGCGAGACGCGGGCGGTCTCCAATCCCCTCTCCCGCAGCAGCTTTGCCGCCAACCGCGCCCAAGACACATATGGCCCTGAGTCCTCGAACCCGGCCGCCTCGAGGTCAAGCGTCGTGCGCGCCTTGCCCTGAGCGCGAGCGCGGTCGATCTCGAGCGGGCTCGTGACCAGCACGTCGTCGCCGTCAGCGAAGCGGATGTACAGGCCGGTTTCGACGCTGAACCCCGAGGCATAGATGAAATCCGAGTCACCCTCTCCACCCGGAACCAGGACCACCGGCTTCATCGGGCGGCCCTGGCGTACCGCTCGATCGCGGTGGCGAACAGAGATGCGAGGGCGGCCGGCGCGAGCGAGTCCACCTCTTCGGTCACCCGCGCCGCAAGGCCCTGGGGGAGCTGCTTTCGCAGCAGCTCGAGGTGCTGCTCGTATACGCCGCCGAGTGAGCGATGCCCGGTCCGACCCTCCAGGTTCAGCTTCTCCTGCACCTCGTAGCCTCCTGTGTAAGCGATCTCGTAGCCGAGCCCGCGCAGCTGGACGAGGTCGCGGCGCAACGTGCGTTCCGACACGCCGGCACGTTCAGCGAGCTCGAGGGGGTTGAGACCGGGTTCGGCGATGACGGCGGAAAGGATGCGTAACAGGCGGGCGAGCCGGCGGGCGCGGTTCACCCGGCCCCAGTCAAGAGAGGCCGGCTAGCCTATTTCTTCCCAGGAGGTGGCGTTGCCCTCAAACGGGTCGGTTTCGGCCTCCTCCTGGTTCCCCACCTTCTGGTGGAACCGGCTGGCGATCATCTGGTAGGCCATCGCCTTGGGGATGCCCAGCTTGGTGAGCGACTTGACCTCGTCGGCCATGACCTTGTCGCGGGCGGACTCGACGGCAGCCAGGATCTCTTCGATGGACGCCGTCTTCTTGACCATAGGTATCAGATGATACCCAAGCCACTTCCTTTCATAACCTCGCGTGCCGCTCAGCTCCCAATGTGGCCGGGGAGCGTCCCGCAAGCAGGATTCGGAGATCTCCAGATCTGCCCGCGCCCTTTTAGACTTGTCGTTCGTGCCTGCCACTCCGTAGGTGCTGGGGGTCCGGATGCCGACTGAGTACGCCCTGGACAAGATCCGAAACGTGGTCCTTTTGGGCCATTCGCACGACGGCAAGACCATGCTCGCCGAGGCGATGCTGTTCGCCTCCGGCGCCATCGCCCGGCTGGGCGCGCCCGACCAGGCCACCGCGACCATGGATTTCGAGCCCGAAGAGCAGAAGCGCAAGATCTCGATCAACCTCGGGGTGGGCTTCGCCGAGCACAACGGCTACAAGATCAACATCCTCGACGCTCCGGGCTTCTTCGATTTCGCCGGCCAGGTCCTGAGCGGGCTGCGGGCGGCCGAGGGGGCGGTCGTCGTCGTGGGCCCGGGCTCCCAGCTCGCGGTCGGCACGGAGATCGCCTGGGAGCACTGCAACCGGGCGAGCAAGCCGCGGATCGTCGTCGTCAACAAGCTGGACAAGGAGAACTCGGACTTTTACGGCGCTGTGGCGGCGATGCGGGAGCACCTTTCGCCACGGCCGTTCCCGCTCCATCTGCCCATCGGCGCCGAGCACGAGTTCCGCGGCATCGTCGACCTCCTGCACCTCAAGGCCTTTGTGACCACGCCCGACGGCAAAGGCAGCGAGGTGCCGATCCCGGATGACATGAAAAAAGTCGTCGACCAGTACCGCGGCCAGCTCGTCGAGGCCGCGGCTGAAAGCGACGACTCGCTGCTCGAGAAGTACCTGGACGCCGGCACGCTGAGTGAGGACGAGATCCAACGCGGGTTGCGGGAGGGGATTCTCGCCGGCAAAGTGGCGCCGGTGGTGTGCTGCTCGGCGACGAAGCTGCTGGGTGTGCGGACCCTCATGTCCACCATCGCCGAGCTCCTGCCGCCACCGGATGCCGCACCCGACAAACCGGCCAAGGCCCTGGTGTTCAGCACCGGCGGCGACCAGTTCGGCCGCGTCAGCTATTTCAAGGTCGTGTCCGGCGCGATCCAAGCCGACCAGCACCTCGCGAACCTCAGCCGCGGAGGCGAGGAGCGGCTCGCGCAGATCTTCTTTCCGCGCGGCAAGGAGCACATCGCGACGACCGAGGTGCGAACCGGGGACATCGGCGCCGCCACCAAGCTGGCCCACGCCCTCACCGGCGATACGCTGGGGATCAAGGACGGCGCCCTGCCGCCGGCGATCGAGTTCCCAGGGCCGGCGTACACACTGGCGATCACGCCCAAGGCCCGAGGCGACGAGGAGAAGATCTCCAGCGGATTGGCGCGCCTCAGCGAAGAGGATCCGACCCTGCACGTGGAGCGGGTGGAGGAAACCAAGCAGCTCGTCATCGCCGGGCTCGGTGACGTCCACCTCGACGTGACGCTGGAGAAGCTGAGGCGAAAGTACGGAGTGGAGGCGACCACGCAACTGCCGCGCGTCGCGTACCGCGAGACGGTGCGGGGCCACGCACGCGCCGAGGGACGTCATGTCAAGCAGTCGGGCGGTCACGGCCAGTACGGCATCTGCGTGATCGAGGTCTCCCCGACCCCGCGCGGTGAGGGTTTTGTTTGGGAGGACAAGATCTTCGGGGGCTCGATCCCGCACAACTTCCGTCCCTCGGTGCAGAAGGGGATCGTCGACACCATGGCCAAGGGAGTGGTCGCTGGCTACCCGATGGTCGACGTCAAGGTGACGCTGGTCGACGGCAAGTACCACGCCGTCGACTCCAATGACATGGCGTTTCAGATCGCGGGGTCGGTGGCCATCCGCAAGGCGTCTCTCGACGCCGGACCGGTGCTGCTGGAGCCCGTCGTCGAGGCGACCATCACGGTGCCCGAGAAGAATCTCGGGGACATCATGTCGGACGTCAACGGCCGGCGGGGCAAGATCCTGGGGACGGAGCCTGACGACGGCTATCAGAAGGTGCGAGCCACGGTCCCGGAGTCCGAGATGCTCCGATTCGCCCTCGACCTGCGCTCCATCACCCAGGGCCGGGGCACCTTTCAGAAGAAGTTCTCACACTATGACGAGATGCCCGCGCACCTGGCCAAGACGATCATCGAAGAGTTCCAGAAGCAGCACGAAGCCGCCAGCTGACCGTGGCCCGTAACCCCGGGCCCGGTGCGGCGCCAAGCGCTCATGACGTCTGCGTGATCGGTGGAGGCATCACCGGGGCGGGCATCGCCCGCGACCTCTCCTTGCGCGGCCTGTCGGTGCTGCTGCTCGAGAAAGGCGATTGGGGTGGGGGCACGAGCGGCGGCTCGAGCTGGATGATCCACGGCGGGCCGCGCTACCTGGAATTCGACTGGGACACCACTCGCCTCTCCTGCCAGGACGCGGGCCACATCGTGACGATCGCGCGGAACCTCGT
Above is a window of bacterium DNA encoding:
- a CDS encoding HTH domain-containing protein codes for the protein MNRARRLARLLRILSAVIAEPGLNPLELAERAGVSERTLRRDLVQLRGLGYEIAYTGGYEVQEKLNLEGRTGHRSLGGVYEQHLELLRKQLPQGLAARVTEEVDSLAPAALASLFATAIERYARAAR
- a CDS encoding elongation factor G, translated to MPTEYALDKIRNVVLLGHSHDGKTMLAEAMLFASGAIARLGAPDQATATMDFEPEEQKRKISINLGVGFAEHNGYKINILDAPGFFDFAGQVLSGLRAAEGAVVVVGPGSQLAVGTEIAWEHCNRASKPRIVVVNKLDKENSDFYGAVAAMREHLSPRPFPLHLPIGAEHEFRGIVDLLHLKAFVTTPDGKGSEVPIPDDMKKVVDQYRGQLVEAAAESDDSLLEKYLDAGTLSEDEIQRGLREGILAGKVAPVVCCSATKLLGVRTLMSTIAELLPPPDAAPDKPAKALVFSTGGDQFGRVSYFKVVSGAIQADQHLANLSRGGEERLAQIFFPRGKEHIATTEVRTGDIGAATKLAHALTGDTLGIKDGALPPAIEFPGPAYTLAITPKARGDEEKISSGLARLSEEDPTLHVERVEETKQLVIAGLGDVHLDVTLEKLRRKYGVEATTQLPRVAYRETVRGHARAEGRHVKQSGGHGQYGICVIEVSPTPRGEGFVWEDKIFGGSIPHNFRPSVQKGIVDTMAKGVVAGYPMVDVKVTLVDGKYHAVDSNDMAFQIAGSVAIRKASLDAGPVLLEPVVEATITVPEKNLGDIMSDVNGRRGKILGTEPDDGYQKVRATVPESEMLRFALDLRSITQGRGTFQKKFSHYDEMPAHLAKTIIEEFQKQHEAAS
- a CDS encoding XRE family transcriptional regulator, producing the protein MPRVETLGERIRRVRQERGMSLAKVSGGDFSRAFLNQVELGRSQPSTRVLRVIAGRLGTVVDYLLEGRLPGVERELALEKGRVLLARGDGRRALAALRPAIDSSEWPLGTDARLCQAQALFSLERDQEAREVLAVEKELITAHRDRQRLRRLRSIERGERIGAGSGIQDAINVHLRLGDRAQRAANSHDALEHYRAARVLLEVLPVTDRR
- a CDS encoding aminopeptidase P family protein; amino-acid sequence: MKPVVLVPGGEGDSDFIYASGFSVETGLYIRFADGDDVLVTSPLEIDRARAQGKARTTLDLEAAGFEDSGPYVSWARLAAKLLRERGLETARVSPRLHAAYLEELRAAGLEVEVDRELFRAERRQKSAQEARSIESAQRAAEAAVTEVVSQLAQADIKDGVLWLEDRPLTSERLYARAQLLLGEKGFTCPDMIVAGSPECAMPHFRGEGPIRAGGPVIIDIFPSSRASHYHGDLTRTVVVGDIPDEIRRMHAAVLQALDAGIESIREGAAGRDVHHRVCRVLVDRGYGTTTKGYEGADGGARMNHSTGHGVGLDVHEDPALRGPAENPLQEGDVVTVEPGLYLLGLGGVRIEDTGMVTRDGFKNFTALTRSLDPRDYLQ